A portion of the Perognathus longimembris pacificus isolate PPM17 chromosome 20, ASM2315922v1, whole genome shotgun sequence genome contains these proteins:
- the Ctxnd1 gene encoding cortexin domain-containing 1, which yields MEEPSPGPVYVDVDKGLTLACFVFLCLFLVVMIIRCAKVIMDPYSAIPTSTWEEQHLDD from the coding sequence ATGGAGGAGCCCAGCCCCGGGCCAGTCTACGTGGACGTGGACAAAGGCCTCACCTTGGCCTGCTttgtcttcctctgcctcttcctggtGGTGATGATCATCCGCTGTGCCAAGGTCATCATGGACCCATACAGCGCCATCCCCACATCCACCTGGGAGGAGCAGCATCTGGATGACTGA